In Triticum urartu cultivar G1812 chromosome 6, Tu2.1, whole genome shotgun sequence, the following proteins share a genomic window:
- the LOC125516069 gene encoding putative cysteine-rich receptor-like protein kinase 20 produces MEEACAGFTRFDFCQILDATENFSEKMIIGWGGFGRVYKGQLPGGLNVAIKRADEHAAMVEVNSELQLAKLQHANVIRLLGWCIHGKERILVYEFMQNGSLDRYLCDRRKGPLLHWSRRFKIITGLTEGIVYLHKHSMFWLVHRDLKPHNVLLDCNMIPKIADFGSARALSSDVAEERTSRVVGTSGYKAPEYASRGVYSLKTYVFSFGVLVLVIISGRKNTILDKRGDTVGDLVRDAWRTWKDQRLHELVDPLLGERYEAAEITRCAQVALLCSQEDPADRPTMTDVAAMLNSENISSPMEPKQPAALIHGCADIDTTSTYVGRSSRTIDIMITSSAPVSTTVRIILDPEV; encoded by the exons ATGGAAGAGGCTTGCGCGGGATTCACAAGGTTTGATTTCTGTCAGATCTTGGATGCTACAGAGAATTTCTCAGAGAAGATGATAATTGGATGGGGAGGATTTGGGAGGGTGTACAAG GGCCAGTTGCCTGGTGGACTTAATGTTGCCATCAAAAGAGCCGATGAGCACGCAGCAATGGTTGAAGTCAACAGTGAATTGCAGCTTGCAAAGCTTCAGCATGCCAATGTGATTCGGTTATTGGGGTGGTGCATCCATGGGAAAGAAAGGATTCTAGTATATGAGTTCATGCAAAATGGTTCCTTAGATCGTTACCTATGCG ACAGAAGAAAAGGGCCGTTGCTACACTGGTCTAGGCGATTCAAGATAATTACAGGGTTAACAGAGGGAATTGTTTACCTGCATAAGCACTCCATGTTCTGGCTTGTCCACAGAGACTTGAAACCACATAATGTCCTCTTGGATTGTAACATGATCCCAAAGATTGCTGATTTTGGATCAGCTAGAGCACTGAGTTCAGATGTAGCAGAAGAGCGCACGAGTAGGGTCGTGGGAACCAG TGGTTACAAGGCTCCAGAGTATGCATCTCGAGGAGTTTACTCGCTGAAGACATATGTTTTCAGCTTTGGCGTTTTGGTTCTGGTGATTATTAGTGGCCGAAAGAATACCATACTTGACAAGCGAGGGGATACTGTTGGTGATCTTGTACGAGAT GCCTGGCGCACGTGGAAGGACCAAAGGTTGCATGAGCTTGTGGATCCGTTGTTAGGGGAAAGATATGAAGCCGCTGAGATAACGAGATGCGCTCAGGTGGCACTACTTTGCTCTCAGGAAGATCCAGCAGATCGGCCCACCATGACAGATGTTGCTGCAATGCTGAACTCTGAAAACATAAGCTCACCGATGGAGCCTAAGCAGCCCGCCGCGCTAATCCATGGGTGTGCCGACATAGACACGACATCGACATACGTGGGCCGATCAAGCAGGACAATAGACATAATGATAACGAGTTCAGCTCCAGTGTCGACCACGGTTCGAATCATTCTAGACCCGGAGGTTTGA